A region from the Melioribacter roseus P3M-2 genome encodes:
- the nrfD gene encoding NrfD/PsrC family molybdoenzyme membrane anchor subunit: MSSVDYTHEASVIEGRPPLRSLDDLISKPLETKPDKKFYIALSVTLSMLGLFVIGLFMTFYYGIGTWGNHIPVAWGFGIVNFVFWVGIGHAGTLISAILFLFRQKWRTGIARFAEGMTIFAVMTAGIFPLIHTGRPWLAGYLFPYPNQHSIWVNFTSPLLWDVFAVSTYLTVSLIFWYVGLIPDFATLREKTSNKIKKVIYSIFSLGWRFSNRHWQHYEMVYLILAGFATPLVLSVHTIVSFDFAVSILPGWHTTIFPPYFVAGAVFSGFAMVQNVLIFVRKIFNYEHIITVDTLERMNKIILLTGSLVGYAYSMEFFIAWYSGVQPEQFTFINRAFGPYAWAYWIMVSCNVLAPQLFWFKKIRRTIPVMFVIAVFVNVGMWFERFVIVVTSLSRDYLPSSWQYFTPSLVDFMILIGSFGFFFTWILLFTKALPVVSIAEVKAVVDGAQPSHKEH, encoded by the coding sequence GTGAGTTCAGTCGATTACACGCACGAAGCTTCTGTTATAGAAGGCAGACCGCCGTTAAGGTCTCTTGACGATTTAATTTCCAAGCCGCTCGAGACCAAACCGGATAAGAAATTTTATATTGCTCTTTCCGTTACGTTGTCCATGCTCGGGTTGTTCGTCATCGGTCTGTTTATGACTTTTTATTACGGTATCGGAACGTGGGGCAATCATATTCCGGTGGCATGGGGATTCGGCATTGTCAATTTTGTCTTCTGGGTAGGTATCGGTCACGCAGGAACTTTGATTTCGGCTATCCTATTTTTGTTCAGACAAAAATGGCGTACGGGAATAGCCCGATTTGCCGAGGGCATGACTATTTTTGCAGTGATGACGGCGGGTATATTTCCGCTAATTCACACCGGCAGACCCTGGCTGGCGGGATATCTCTTTCCGTATCCCAATCAGCATTCGATCTGGGTTAATTTTACTTCGCCGCTTCTCTGGGACGTATTTGCGGTATCGACCTATCTGACTGTTTCTTTGATTTTCTGGTATGTGGGATTGATTCCCGACTTTGCCACTTTGAGAGAGAAGACGTCGAACAAAATCAAGAAAGTAATCTATTCGATTTTCAGTCTCGGCTGGAGATTTTCGAACAGGCACTGGCAGCATTATGAAATGGTCTATTTGATCTTAGCCGGATTTGCAACTCCGCTTGTCCTTTCTGTTCATACAATAGTTAGTTTCGATTTTGCCGTATCGATACTGCCCGGCTGGCATACTACAATATTTCCGCCATACTTCGTAGCCGGCGCGGTTTTCTCGGGCTTTGCGATGGTGCAGAACGTTTTGATTTTCGTACGGAAGATTTTCAATTACGAACATATTATAACCGTCGATACGCTCGAAAGGATGAACAAAATTATTCTACTGACGGGCTCGTTGGTCGGATATGCATATTCGATGGAGTTTTTTATTGCCTGGTACAGCGGGGTTCAACCGGAACAATTTACGTTTATCAATCGCGCTTTCGGTCCGTATGCGTGGGCTTACTGGATAATGGTTTCGTGTAACGTTCTTGCGCCGCAATTATTCTGGTTCAAAAAAATAAGAAGAACCATCCCCGTAATGTTTGTAATCGCGGTGTTTGTAAATGTCGGCATGTGGTTCGAACGTTTTGTAATAGTTGTTACTTCATTGTCGAGAGATTATTTGCCTTCGAGCTGGCAGTATTTTACGCCGAGTTTAGTCGACTTTATGATATTAATCGGGAGTTTCGGATTCTTCTTTACGTGGATTTTACTCTTTACGAAAGCATTGCCCGTCGTATCGATTGCCGAAGTTAAAGCGGTAGTAGACGGGGCTCAACCTTCTCATAAGGAGCATTGA
- a CDS encoding TAT-variant-translocated molybdopterin oxidoreductase gives MNKKDFWKSLKDYNDSEEIRKIKENEFMEGVTEDFDPDKLSKLSRRKFLALVSATAAIGATACTDYRDKGEIIPYNKKPEHLLPGKANYYASSCAGCTSACGVLIKTREGRPIKVDGNPEHPINRGKLCAKGQASIYNLYDPERLRYPVIKGRRSDWKRVDSEIVDALKKAADENKEIALFAGNVKSPSALRVMEQFKKKYPTTKIYSYQLFNESTRQKAWEISYGSSEYPAIRWEQADVIFSVEGDFLGNEGNYIENTRRFSQGRDIVNNGKLNRLYIAESRMSVTGMMADYRLRVSPLKQFNLLMGLANALYKKGSQIKLPSDFESFLGIFDLEEFQEDEKIKLLIEDLDGNRGKSIVYTGSNLPVEMHLAANLLNEILGNTELYDTKYSFVDLLPLSEMNDIRTLCDNMRAGNVGVVIHLDTNPVFHLPADFRYADALKSVPTVVTITSTKSETADLSGYVLPESAPFESWGDYYARSGVYGLQQPVIAPLFDTRQKEAILLRWSEGIDDEFNDGRYRDFIAETCRAQVYEKIKPASDFKAFWYASLHDGFVEFNESAKKLVFNPGSLKELINTKIPAGEYTLLITESYFVGDGKYANNGWLQELPHPVTKVTWDNYLSISPATAKKMNLEMNDMAEVSYNGVSLELPVFVQPGMSDDTLHIEAGYGRKSAGVVGEGVGFNPLVFITKISDYSPFIQTGVKLNKSERKYTLASTQEHHSLDDTFVKDFHRIRKIIQEGTLSQYEKNHHFLHEEKHELFSITDEHKYDGVKWAMAIDLNKCTGCNACVASCNVENNVPVVGKDQVAKGREMQWIRIDRYYSGTPDEPVVSNQPMLCQHCDNAPCENVCPVNATNHSPDGLNQMVYNRCVGTRYCSNNCPYKVRRFNFYNYRDHFEDSYYENELTSLVNNPEVTVRSRGVMEKCTFCIQRIMEARSEAIARGEEFKGAGIQTACQQACPSEAIVFGNVNDPNSEIAKLRGHDLAYHVLETLNVKPNISYLAKIRNIHTEEIQ, from the coding sequence ATGAACAAAAAAGATTTCTGGAAAAGCCTGAAAGACTATAACGACAGCGAAGAGATTCGTAAAATAAAAGAGAACGAATTTATGGAAGGGGTAACGGAAGATTTTGACCCCGATAAATTATCAAAACTATCGCGCCGGAAATTTCTGGCGCTTGTTTCTGCGACCGCAGCCATAGGAGCTACGGCATGTACGGATTACCGCGATAAAGGCGAAATAATTCCTTATAACAAAAAGCCCGAACATCTCTTGCCCGGTAAAGCAAATTACTATGCCTCTTCGTGCGCAGGTTGCACCAGCGCATGCGGCGTATTGATTAAAACGCGAGAAGGAAGACCAATTAAAGTCGACGGCAATCCCGAACATCCGATCAATCGCGGTAAACTTTGCGCAAAAGGTCAGGCTTCGATTTATAATTTATATGATCCGGAAAGACTACGTTACCCGGTTATTAAAGGGAGAAGATCGGACTGGAAAAGAGTCGATTCGGAAATAGTCGACGCTTTGAAAAAAGCGGCTGATGAGAATAAAGAAATCGCGCTCTTTGCGGGAAACGTTAAATCTCCTTCGGCTTTGAGAGTAATGGAGCAATTCAAGAAAAAATATCCCACAACAAAAATTTATTCTTATCAGCTCTTCAATGAAAGCACGCGCCAAAAAGCATGGGAAATTTCCTATGGCTCGAGTGAATATCCTGCGATACGATGGGAGCAAGCCGATGTAATATTCAGCGTCGAAGGCGACTTCCTGGGCAACGAAGGAAATTACATCGAAAATACAAGAAGATTTTCTCAAGGACGGGATATTGTTAATAACGGTAAACTAAACCGATTGTACATAGCCGAAAGCCGGATGAGCGTTACCGGGATGATGGCGGATTACAGACTCAGAGTCAGTCCTTTAAAACAATTTAATTTATTAATGGGCTTGGCTAACGCTCTTTATAAAAAAGGAAGCCAAATAAAACTTCCTTCGGATTTTGAGTCGTTTCTCGGAATATTCGATCTCGAGGAATTTCAGGAAGATGAAAAAATAAAACTTCTGATCGAAGACCTGGACGGAAACAGGGGCAAATCCATAGTATATACAGGTAGCAATTTACCTGTAGAAATGCACCTGGCTGCTAACTTGCTGAATGAAATTCTTGGCAATACCGAATTATACGACACGAAATATTCGTTTGTTGATCTACTTCCGTTATCGGAAATGAACGATATCCGGACTTTATGTGATAATATGCGTGCCGGTAATGTAGGCGTAGTTATTCATTTGGACACAAATCCCGTATTTCATCTTCCCGCAGATTTCAGATATGCGGATGCGCTTAAATCCGTTCCGACAGTAGTTACAATTACAAGTACAAAAAGCGAAACAGCGGACTTGAGCGGGTATGTGCTTCCGGAAAGCGCGCCATTCGAGAGCTGGGGCGATTATTATGCGCGCAGCGGCGTTTATGGCTTGCAACAGCCTGTTATTGCGCCCTTATTCGATACGCGCCAGAAAGAAGCTATATTGTTAAGATGGTCGGAGGGTATTGACGATGAATTCAATGACGGCAGATATCGCGATTTCATAGCCGAAACTTGCAGAGCTCAGGTTTATGAAAAAATAAAACCCGCCTCGGATTTCAAAGCTTTTTGGTACGCTTCCTTGCACGACGGATTCGTCGAATTCAATGAAAGCGCTAAAAAGCTTGTCTTCAATCCCGGCTCATTGAAAGAACTTATAAATACTAAAATTCCAGCGGGTGAATACACTTTGTTGATAACCGAAAGTTACTTTGTAGGCGACGGAAAATATGCAAATAACGGTTGGCTTCAGGAATTACCGCATCCGGTAACCAAAGTTACATGGGACAACTATTTGTCGATATCGCCCGCTACGGCAAAGAAAATGAATCTTGAAATGAACGATATGGCCGAAGTTTCTTATAATGGAGTAAGTCTTGAACTGCCTGTATTTGTCCAGCCCGGAATGAGCGACGATACTCTTCACATAGAAGCGGGATACGGAAGAAAGAGCGCAGGCGTAGTGGGCGAAGGCGTCGGTTTTAACCCTCTCGTATTTATAACAAAAATTTCGGACTATTCTCCTTTTATTCAGACAGGCGTAAAACTTAATAAATCCGAAAGAAAGTATACTCTGGCTTCCACACAGGAACATCATTCGCTTGACGATACATTCGTAAAAGACTTTCATCGCATCAGAAAAATTATTCAGGAAGGCACGCTTTCTCAATACGAAAAAAATCATCATTTTCTGCATGAGGAAAAACACGAACTTTTCAGTATCACCGACGAGCATAAATACGACGGCGTAAAATGGGCTATGGCAATAGATCTGAACAAATGTACGGGATGCAATGCTTGCGTGGCGTCGTGCAACGTTGAGAATAATGTGCCTGTGGTGGGAAAAGATCAGGTCGCAAAAGGAAGGGAAATGCAATGGATTCGTATAGACAGGTACTATTCGGGCACGCCCGACGAGCCTGTGGTAAGCAATCAGCCCATGTTGTGCCAGCATTGCGATAATGCGCCGTGCGAAAATGTATGCCCGGTCAACGCTACGAATCACAGCCCCGACGGCTTGAATCAAATGGTATACAATCGTTGTGTAGGAACTAGATACTGCTCGAATAACTGTCCCTATAAAGTGAGAAGATTCAACTTTTACAATTACAGGGATCATTTTGAAGACTCATATTACGAAAACGAATTGACCTCGCTTGTAAATAATCCAGAAGTTACAGTTCGTTCCAGGGGCGTTATGGAAAAGTGTACTTTCTGCATTCAAAGAATTATGGAAGCCCGTTCCGAAGCTATAGCCAGAGGCGAAGAATTTAAAGGCGCCGGAATTCAGACAGCCTGCCAGCAAGCTTGTCCTTCCGAAGCCATTGTATTCGGAAACGTCAACGACCCGAATTCCGAAATTGCAAAGTTAAGAGGACACGACCTTGCATATCACGTGCTGGAAACTTTGAATGTGAAACCGAATATCTCGTATTTAGCTAAAATCAGGAATATCCATACGGAGGAAATTCAGTGA
- a CDS encoding cytochrome c3 family protein, with translation MKKHYLDYLLKIRLPLTLFVIISTFIVTYYVSRPERDGLGYEPEQPINFSHKLHAGDMAIDCQYCHVGVEKSRQAAIPSVNICMNCHTYARKDSPEIIKLAKYYEENKPIPWKRIHKVPDYAYFNHSVHVNKGIQCESCHGDVAQMEKISQVRQFTMAACLDCHRSPHENLPYLKDVKKRS, from the coding sequence ATGAAAAAACATTATTTGGATTATCTTCTTAAAATTCGGTTGCCTCTGACATTATTTGTCATTATTTCAACTTTTATCGTTACCTATTACGTTTCTCGTCCGGAACGGGACGGTCTCGGGTACGAGCCTGAACAACCGATTAATTTTTCACACAAACTTCACGCCGGCGATATGGCTATCGATTGTCAATATTGTCACGTAGGCGTCGAAAAGTCAAGGCAAGCAGCAATTCCGTCTGTCAACATCTGTATGAATTGTCATACTTACGCCCGCAAGGATAGTCCCGAAATAATTAAACTCGCCAAATATTACGAAGAAAATAAACCGATACCCTGGAAGAGAATTCATAAAGTGCCCGACTACGCTTATTTCAATCACAGCGTCCATGTCAATAAAGGCATTCAATGCGAAAGCTGTCATGGCGACGTGGCTCAGATGGAAAAAATTTCTCAGGTCAGACAGTTTACGATGGCTGCGTGTCTCGATTGCCATCGCAGTCCGCATGAAAATTTACCGTATCTGAAGGACGTAAAAAAAAGGTCCTGA